A single Oryza brachyantha chromosome 8, ObraRS2, whole genome shotgun sequence DNA region contains:
- the LOC102710522 gene encoding WPP domain-interacting protein 2 — MVVDLPANGAVGSPAAEVEAGASPGNSPVIKTKGRGLRRWRRIPREQRKEGSSCPGAVGVGGAADEGSAQLHKRRILLRADAPRAKHEVALLEESSTASVESRFVPLASPPPPARLNPSLGLLIASSGFSVGAGGGAESDNSEDRSSGKSSTAASGAPRRHDLSPFAACDRAADRARSSLHGKNPRAAWARADKTRPYAAAEAEKSRSSVESDLRSSNAVNSRQSGAGVAGNGIRKVLADDCDHSDVGQSSDELRWSPCKVNGSVIGRLAQGSVDSDADNARRSVGKNGYSGSSIQSSADPYAESILLLQRTQEALENEIQKFADISRESSDDSDGCHDDWSGTVHLEGSLKETSEDVKVIEPRLEEASYLGQLFLEKTEAEIQSIILTRAAQAWAPLAEDQIALYNAQKSLSGDYKQLELKLQHTKNRAMMLEDMAEKLKAECKDLSAISEVLRFQSRASRVSLFCFIQFILLITAIVTLLAPLIPSPTEDLVPT; from the exons ATGGTTGTCGACTTGCCGGCGAACGGAGCCGTCGGatcaccggcggcggaggtggaggccgGGGCTTCTCCCGGGAACTCTCCTGTGATCAAGACCAAAGGCCGTGGGCTCCGTCGGTGGCGCCGTATCCCGCGGGAGCAGCGCAAGGAAGGGTCCTCCTGCCCCGGCGCTGTTGGCGTCGGCGGTGCGGCTGACGAGGGCTCGGCGCAGCTGCACAAGCGCCGTATACTCCTACGCGCCGACGCGCCGAGGGCGAAGCACGAGGTGGCGTTGTTGGAGGAGAGCTCCACCGCCTCCGTCGAGTCCCGCTTCGTCCCGCTggcgtcgcctccgcctccggcgagGCTGAACCCGAGTCTCGGCCTGCTCATCGCCTCCTCCGGCTTCTCcgtcggcgcgggcggcggcgccgaatCCGACAACAGCGAGGACCGGAGCAGCGGCAagtcctccaccgccgcgagtggcgccccgcgccgccacgACCTCTCGCCCTTCGCCGCGTGCGACCGCGCCGCCGACAGGGCGCGCTCCTCCCTGCACGGAAAGAACCCCCGCGCCGCCTGGGCGCGAGCCGACAAGACGCGGccctacgccgccgccgaggcggagAAATCTCGATCCAGCGTGGAGTCCGACCTGCGCAGCTCCAACGCCGTGAACTCCCGGCAATCGGGTGCCGGCGTTGCTGGCAACGGAATCCGCAAGGTTCTTGCCGATGATTGTGATCACAGCGACGTGGGGCAGTCCAGCGATGAGCTCCGTTGGTCACCTTGCAAGGTGAATGGAAGTGTGATAGGGAGATTGGCACAGGGGAGTGTTGATTCTGATGCTGATAATGCCAGGAGGAGTGTAGGGAAGAATGGTTACAGTGGATCAAGTATACAATCGAGTGCTGATCCGTATGCGGAATCAATTTTGTTGCTTCAGAGAACGCAAGAAGCGCTTGAGAATG AGATTCAAAAGTTTGCAGACATTAGTAGAGAGTCAAGTGATGATTCTGATGGCTGCCACGACGATTGGAGTGGCACGGTCCATCTCGAAGGATCTCTTAAGGAAACAAGTGAAGATGTAAAGGTTATCGAGCCCAGGCTGGAAGAAGCATCTTACCTTGGTCAGCTGTTCCTGGAGAAGACAGAAGCAGAGATTCAGAGCATCATCCTGACAAGAGCTGCTCAAGCTTGGGCTCCCCTCGCCGAGGATCAAATTGCTCTCTATAATGCGCAGAAATCTCTTTCAGGGGATTACAAGCAACTTGAACTTAAACTGCAGCATACTAAGAACCGAGCAATGATGTTAGAAGATATGGCTGAGAAGCTAAAAGCTGAATGCAAAGATCTATCTGCGATTTCAGAAGTCCTACGATTCCAGTCTAGAGCAAGTAGGGTTTCACTCTTTTGTTTCATCCAGTTTATTTTGCTAATTACTGCTATAGTAACCTTGCTCGCGCCGTTAATACCTTCTCCAACTGAGGATTTAGTACCTACTTAA
- the LOC102700170 gene encoding tricin synthase 1 codes for MTTGNGDAPVIKNAHSDIDSTNKTLLKSDALYKYVLDTTVLPREPECMRELRLITDKHKWGYMQSSADEAQLLGMLLKMAGAKRTIEVGVFTGYSLLATALALPEDGKVVAIDPDRESYEVGRPFIEKAGVAHKVDFREGKGLEKLDELLAEEAAAGREAAFDFAFVDADKPNYVKYHEQLLQLVRVGGHIIYDNTLWAGTVALPPDTPLSDLDRRFSVAIRDLNSRLAADPRIDICQLSMADGITICRRLV; via the exons ATGACGACCGGCAATGGCGACGCCCCCGTGATCAAGAACGCCCACAGCGACATCGACAGCACCAACAAGACTCTGCTCAAGAGCGACGCCCTCTACAAG TATGTGCTGGACACGACGGTGCTGCCGCGGGAGCCGGAGTGCATGCGCGAGCTGCGCCTCATCACGGACAAGCACAAGTG GGGGTACATGCAGTCGTCGGCGGACGAGGCGCAGCTGCTGGGGATGCTGCTGAAGATGGCCGGAGCGAAGAGGACGATCGAGGTCGGGGTGTTCACGGGGTACTCGCTGCTTGCGACGGCGCTGGCGCTGCCGGAGGACGGGAAGGTGGTGGCGATCGACCCGGACAGGGAGAGCTACGAGGTGGGGCGGCCGTTCATCGAGAAGGCCGGGGTGGCGCACAAGGTGGACTTCCGCGAGGGGAAGGGGCTGGAGAAGCTGGACGAGCTGCTcgccgaggaggcggcggcggggcgggaggCGGCGTTCGATTTCGCCTTCGTGGACGCCGACAAGCCCAACTACGTGAAGTACCAcgagcagctgctgcagctggTGCGCGTCGGCGGCCACATCATCTACGACAACACGCTGTGGGCCGGCACggtggcgctgccgccggacACCCCGCTCTCCGACCTGGACCGCCGGTTCTCCGTCGCCATCAGGGACCTCAACTCCAGGCTCGCCGCCGACCCGCGCATCGACATCTGCCAGCTCTCCATGGCCGACGGCATCACcatctgccgccgcctcgtgTGA